In Marinobacter sp. es.048, the following proteins share a genomic window:
- the gshA gene encoding glutamate--cysteine ligase, translating to MAESRHSVFRQFAASDWDGFLKGVEKEGLRVDRNGFIAQTPHPEVLGSALTHPRITTDYSEALLELITPVFNSTGGMLKSLRDIHTFVQQNLGDEVFWAASMPCELDGDPSIPIAEYGSSNIGQLKHVYRQGLAVRYGRMMQSIAGAHYNLSLPDSFWQKWQELLGNEQNLKDFKSDQYFWLIRNFRRRSWLLMLLFGASPALDASFVAGVSHDLSRFDERTWYGEYATSLRMGDLGYHNNAQASLNICFNELSTYTQTLDRAIHTTWPAYEDIGIRRGDQFIQINTSVLQIENEYYSAMRPKRTTQREEKPIQALEARGVEYIEVRCLDLDPFSPVGVNEAQIDFLDLFLLDCLLSDSPRIGDEECERLDDNYKDVVANGRYRELKLCRGGARTPVSEAATDILAQLEPLAELLDSWQGGDTYRRALAAQREVLTGEWTVPSARVLDAMRSSGLGHREWGMEMAQQHQQTLRQEGLDASVRQAFEAMTADSLAEQAQMERADTLPFSEFLEQYLAS from the coding sequence ATGGCTGAATCCCGCCATTCCGTATTTCGTCAGTTCGCTGCCAGCGACTGGGATGGTTTTCTCAAGGGTGTTGAAAAAGAAGGGCTGCGGGTGGATCGCAACGGCTTCATCGCCCAGACCCCGCACCCCGAAGTCCTGGGTTCGGCACTGACCCACCCGAGGATCACCACCGATTATTCAGAGGCCTTGCTGGAGCTGATCACGCCGGTGTTCAACAGCACCGGGGGCATGCTGAAATCGCTGCGTGATATCCACACTTTCGTGCAGCAGAACCTTGGCGACGAGGTCTTTTGGGCGGCGAGCATGCCCTGTGAACTGGATGGCGATCCGAGTATTCCCATCGCTGAGTACGGCAGTTCCAACATCGGCCAGCTCAAGCATGTTTACCGGCAGGGTCTGGCGGTGCGTTACGGCCGTATGATGCAGAGCATCGCTGGCGCTCACTATAACCTCTCGCTGCCTGACAGTTTCTGGCAAAAGTGGCAGGAATTGCTCGGCAATGAGCAAAACCTGAAAGACTTCAAATCGGACCAGTATTTCTGGCTGATCCGAAACTTCCGCCGCCGTAGCTGGCTGCTGATGTTGCTGTTTGGTGCCTCGCCGGCGCTGGATGCCAGCTTCGTTGCCGGTGTCAGCCACGACCTCAGCCGGTTTGACGAACGCACCTGGTACGGTGAGTACGCCACCTCCCTGCGCATGGGGGATCTGGGTTACCACAACAATGCTCAGGCTTCCCTGAATATCTGTTTTAATGAGCTCAGTACCTACACCCAGACGCTGGACCGTGCCATCCATACCACCTGGCCGGCCTATGAGGACATCGGCATCCGCCGGGGTGATCAGTTTATCCAGATCAATACCAGCGTCCTGCAGATCGAAAACGAGTATTACAGTGCGATGCGCCCCAAACGCACGACACAGCGGGAAGAAAAGCCCATCCAGGCACTCGAAGCCCGGGGTGTGGAATACATCGAGGTGCGGTGTCTGGATCTTGATCCCTTTTCCCCGGTTGGCGTGAATGAGGCCCAGATCGATTTCCTGGATTTGTTCCTGCTCGACTGCCTGTTGTCGGACTCGCCCCGTATCGGCGATGAAGAGTGTGAGCGCCTGGACGACAACTACAAGGATGTGGTGGCCAACGGACGTTACCGTGAGTTGAAGCTTTGCCGTGGTGGGGCGCGCACCCCTGTGTCAGAGGCCGCGACTGATATTCTGGCGCAACTGGAGCCGTTGGCCGAGTTGCTCGACAGCTGGCAGGGGGGTGACACCTACCGCCGCGCCCTGGCTGCCCAGCGTGAAGTGTTGACTGGTGAATGGACGGTGCCGTCTGCCCGGGTCCTCGATGCCATGCGTTCTTCAGGCCTGGGGCACCGGGAATGGGGTATGGAAATGGCGCAACAGCATCAGCAAACCCTGAGGCAGGAAGGCCTTGATGCCAGTGTGCGCCAGGCGTTTGAAGCCATGACGGCAGACTCCCTGGCCGAGCAGGCGCAGATGGAGCGTGCCGATACCCTGCCGTTCAGTGAGTTTCTGGAGCAATACCTGGCTTCCTGA
- a CDS encoding Tex family protein: MNSISRRIADELGVREQQVNATVALLDEGATVPFIARYRKEITGSLDDSQLRNLEERLRYLRELEDRRATILKSIEEQGKLTDELKASINEADAKNRLEDLYLPYKPKRRTKAQIAREAGLEPLADALYDDPTLDPETTAQGYLNKEVGVDDTKAALDGARYILMERFAEDAELLGSLRDFIWQEGQLKVTVVEGKENEGAKFRDYFDHVEPLKKVPSHRALAILRGRNEGVLGYTIVIGDADDDRRAPHPAEQRIAARWNIRDNGRAADKWLSDVVRWTWRVKLSTQIETDLMAQVREAAETEAINVFAANLKDLLLLAPAGPRPTLGLDPGLRTGVKVAVIDGTGQVAGHGAIFPHAPQNQWDRSIEQLAAWCREYKIELVAIGNGTASRETEKLVADLSKRYPELKLARIVVSESGASVYSASEFASKELPDLDVTIRGAVSIARRLQDPLAELVKIEPKSIGVGQYQHDVSQVQLSRSLDAVVEDCVNGVGVDLNTASAPLLARVSGLNQTIAQNIIEFRNQNGMFRNRKQLLKVTRLGDRTFEQAAGFLRIASGENPLDRSSVHPEAYGVVEAIARKNNCKVGDIIGDSFFLRGLNPQDYVTEQFGLPTIKDIISELEKPGRDPRPEFRFASFEEGVETLNDLKPGMVLEGSVTNVTNFGAFVDIGVHQDGLVHISALSHTFVKDPREVVKAGDIVKVKVMDVDIPRKRIALTMRMDDQPGEKNEGKPMAANRTGASRKGGNRNAGNGGSGQKSPQGAMAGALAQALASARKDS, from the coding sequence ATGAACAGTATCTCCAGGCGTATCGCCGACGAACTCGGTGTCCGCGAGCAACAGGTTAATGCCACTGTCGCTCTGCTCGACGAGGGAGCGACCGTCCCGTTTATTGCCCGTTACCGGAAAGAGATCACAGGCTCACTGGACGACAGCCAGCTGAGGAACCTGGAAGAACGTCTGCGCTATCTGCGGGAACTGGAAGACCGTCGTGCCACCATCCTCAAGAGTATCGAGGAGCAGGGCAAGCTGACCGATGAACTCAAGGCCAGCATCAACGAAGCAGATGCCAAGAACCGCCTGGAAGATCTTTACCTGCCGTACAAGCCCAAGCGCCGGACCAAGGCCCAGATTGCCCGCGAGGCTGGCTTGGAGCCCCTCGCCGACGCCCTCTACGACGATCCGACGCTGGATCCTGAAACCACCGCCCAGGGCTACCTGAACAAAGAAGTAGGCGTGGACGATACCAAGGCTGCCCTGGATGGCGCCCGGTACATTCTGATGGAGCGTTTTGCCGAGGATGCCGAGCTGCTGGGCAGCCTGCGTGACTTCATCTGGCAGGAAGGTCAGCTGAAAGTGACGGTGGTGGAAGGCAAGGAGAACGAGGGTGCGAAGTTCCGGGATTATTTCGACCACGTCGAGCCCCTGAAAAAAGTACCATCTCATCGTGCCCTGGCCATCCTGCGGGGCCGGAACGAGGGCGTTCTTGGCTACACCATTGTAATTGGCGATGCCGATGACGACCGCCGCGCACCCCATCCGGCCGAGCAGCGCATCGCCGCCCGCTGGAATATCCGGGACAACGGCCGTGCCGCCGACAAATGGCTCTCGGACGTGGTGCGCTGGACCTGGCGGGTGAAACTCTCCACCCAGATTGAAACCGATCTCATGGCGCAGGTGCGCGAAGCAGCTGAAACTGAAGCCATTAACGTCTTTGCTGCCAATCTCAAGGATCTTCTGCTATTGGCGCCGGCCGGTCCGCGCCCGACCCTGGGCCTGGATCCCGGGCTGCGAACCGGGGTAAAAGTAGCTGTTATTGATGGCACTGGTCAGGTGGCCGGTCACGGTGCCATTTTCCCCCACGCCCCCCAGAACCAGTGGGATCGTTCCATCGAGCAGCTGGCGGCCTGGTGTCGGGAATACAAGATCGAGCTGGTGGCCATCGGCAACGGCACTGCCTCCCGCGAGACGGAGAAGCTGGTTGCCGACCTCAGCAAGCGTTACCCCGAACTGAAGCTGGCCCGGATCGTGGTCAGTGAGTCCGGCGCCTCGGTCTATTCAGCATCCGAGTTCGCCTCCAAAGAACTGCCCGATCTGGATGTCACCATCCGTGGCGCGGTATCCATTGCCCGCCGGCTGCAGGATCCGCTGGCGGAGCTGGTCAAGATTGAGCCGAAATCCATAGGGGTAGGGCAGTACCAGCACGATGTCTCCCAGGTGCAGCTGTCCCGAAGCCTGGATGCCGTGGTGGAAGACTGTGTAAACGGCGTGGGCGTGGATCTGAACACGGCGTCAGCGCCATTGCTGGCAAGGGTCTCGGGCCTGAACCAGACCATCGCCCAGAACATCATTGAGTTCCGCAACCAGAACGGCATGTTCCGCAACCGGAAACAGCTGCTCAAGGTCACCCGGCTCGGTGACCGCACATTCGAGCAGGCGGCGGGCTTTCTGCGTATCGCCAGTGGCGAGAATCCCCTGGACCGGTCGTCCGTTCACCCTGAAGCCTATGGGGTTGTCGAGGCCATCGCCAGGAAAAATAATTGCAAGGTGGGTGATATCATCGGCGATTCTTTTTTCCTGCGTGGTCTGAACCCCCAGGATTACGTAACAGAACAGTTCGGTTTGCCGACTATCAAAGACATTATCTCTGAACTGGAGAAGCCGGGGCGTGATCCTCGCCCTGAATTCCGGTTTGCCAGCTTCGAGGAAGGCGTTGAGACCCTTAATGATCTCAAGCCCGGGATGGTGCTGGAAGGCTCGGTGACCAACGTGACCAACTTTGGCGCGTTTGTGGATATTGGTGTGCATCAGGATGGCCTGGTGCACATTTCCGCGCTGTCCCACACCTTTGTCAAGGATCCCCGGGAAGTGGTCAAGGCCGGAGATATCGTCAAGGTCAAGGTGATGGACGTGGATATCCCGCGCAAGCGAATTGCCCTGACCATGCGTATGGATGATCAGCCAGGCGAGAAAAATGAAGGCAAGCCGATGGCTGCCAATCGCACCGGAGCCAGTCGCAAGGGCGGTAACCGGAACGCCGGTAATGGCGGTTCCGGTCAGAAATCCCCACAGGGCGCCATGGCTGGTGCGCTGGCCCAGGCACTTGCCTCGGCGCGCAAGGACAGCTGA
- a CDS encoding putative bifunctional diguanylate cyclase/phosphodiesterase, producing the protein MTLPLETMRPGQLRLLVLTPDYADFLWLNALLAGDVEIIADATWCPDLVDCDDLIRNASFDVIVWDCVFHGGSEAAFLQYLAVASNEKPVLALSAEPPGERAPELLAAGAADYLCRQNLDHWNFRRAVKCLWYRDQLSESAHGQLGREVATGFINRDLFFDRLQQALLRAERAGHRLALLHLNIDDFRSINESFGYQKSDQLMMKLAERLRHSLRRVDSLMRIGGDELAIIVEKVEDSLDITQIIRKVVNALDEPVTIDGQTVVVSVSLGVATYPEAGDSAENLLRRANRAMFEAKRDPGTSYRFYDRQLHISAGYQLRLEADLRNALRGKELELYYQPRIDLATEEVRGVECLLRWNHPERGLVGPDEFIPVAERSGLIVPIGYWVIEQACKRLQESAELGFPGLVFAVNLSFRQFHDRKMTETIFRIIFNANVDTSLLELELTESAMMHDPEYAQRCLRELNQLGISFALDDFGTGFSSLSNLQHLPISLVKIDKSFVQELGNSADAEHIIRAIISLAHSLQISVVAEGVETEGQLEFLRQQHCDEIQGYYYARPMPWADLVQFLNKRGQAACLQQ; encoded by the coding sequence ATGACACTGCCACTGGAAACCATGAGGCCCGGACAATTGCGCCTTTTGGTTCTGACACCAGATTACGCTGATTTTCTCTGGCTGAATGCGCTTCTGGCGGGCGACGTCGAAATCATTGCGGACGCGACCTGGTGCCCGGATCTGGTGGATTGCGATGATCTGATCCGCAACGCCAGTTTTGATGTCATTGTCTGGGATTGCGTGTTCCACGGCGGGTCTGAAGCCGCCTTCCTGCAGTATCTTGCTGTTGCCAGCAATGAAAAGCCCGTGCTGGCCCTGAGTGCCGAGCCTCCCGGGGAGCGGGCGCCCGAATTACTTGCTGCCGGTGCCGCCGATTATCTCTGTCGCCAGAACCTGGACCACTGGAATTTCCGGCGGGCTGTGAAATGCCTCTGGTACCGGGATCAGCTGTCCGAATCTGCTCACGGCCAACTGGGCCGGGAAGTGGCTACCGGATTTATCAACCGGGACCTGTTCTTCGATCGTCTTCAGCAAGCGCTTTTGCGGGCCGAGCGCGCGGGCCACCGTTTGGCTTTGCTGCATCTCAATATTGATGATTTCCGAAGTATCAACGAGTCGTTCGGCTACCAGAAAAGCGACCAGTTGATGATGAAGCTGGCAGAGCGGCTTCGGCATTCTCTCCGGCGCGTCGATTCGCTGATGCGTATCGGGGGCGACGAGTTGGCTATTATTGTTGAGAAGGTCGAGGACTCTCTGGATATTACCCAGATTATTCGCAAGGTGGTCAACGCCCTTGATGAGCCGGTTACCATAGATGGCCAGACGGTAGTCGTCAGTGTCAGCCTTGGCGTTGCAACTTACCCGGAAGCCGGCGACAGCGCCGAAAATCTGTTGCGCCGGGCAAACCGGGCCATGTTTGAAGCGAAACGGGACCCGGGTACCAGCTACCGCTTCTACGACCGTCAGTTGCACATTTCCGCCGGTTACCAGCTTCGCCTGGAGGCAGACCTGCGTAACGCCCTTCGGGGCAAGGAGCTGGAGCTTTACTATCAGCCCCGGATTGATCTGGCCACCGAGGAAGTTCGGGGCGTGGAATGCCTGCTGCGCTGGAATCATCCGGAGCGTGGGCTTGTGGGGCCGGACGAATTCATCCCGGTGGCCGAGCGCAGCGGGTTGATCGTGCCCATTGGTTACTGGGTCATCGAGCAGGCCTGTAAGCGCCTGCAGGAATCCGCCGAACTCGGCTTCCCCGGCCTGGTGTTTGCCGTCAATCTGTCGTTCCGGCAGTTTCACGATCGCAAGATGACCGAGACCATTTTCCGCATCATCTTCAACGCCAACGTGGATACCAGCCTGCTGGAGCTGGAGCTGACCGAGAGTGCCATGATGCACGACCCGGAGTATGCCCAGCGCTGCCTGAGGGAGTTAAATCAGTTGGGTATCAGCTTCGCCCTTGACGATTTCGGAACCGGCTTTTCCTCTCTGAGCAATCTTCAGCATCTTCCTATCTCGCTGGTGAAAATTGACAAGTCGTTCGTGCAGGAACTGGGTAATTCGGCAGACGCCGAACACATTATCCGGGCCATCATCAGTCTGGCCCATAGCCTTCAGATCAGCGTGGTCGCCGAAGGTGTGGAAACCGAGGGGCAACTGGAGTTTCTGCGCCAGCAGCATTGCGATGAAATTCAGGGCTACTATTACGCCCGGCCCATGCCCTGGGCCGATCTTGTGCAATTCCTGAACAAGCGGGGTCAGGCCGCTTGCCTGCAGCAGTAA
- the rep gene encoding DNA helicase Rep, with protein MNKLNPRQSEAVRYADGPMLVLAGAGSGKTSVITRKVAYLIEQLGIPGRHIAAVTFTNKAAREMKERVGRIVERKLTRGLIVSTFHNLGLNMIREEHTHLGYHPGFSIFDAEDAKALLQDLMLQEASAEAGDELNDIQMTISSWKNAMRGPAEVLSKAADDREQRIAIIYKKYNEYLKAYNAVDFDDLILLPVMLFRSHPDVLAKWRRKIRYMLVDEYQDTNVCQYELVKLLVAERAAFTVVGDDDQSIYAWRGARPENLAQLKEDFPSLKIVKLEQNYRSTARILRGANTVIANNPHVFEKALWSDHTIGEEIRIVRCRNEDAETDRVATEILDQKLKKGLDFRDFAVLYRGNHQARLLEMKLQAYQIPYRISGGQSFFSKNEIKDAMSYLRLLINPDDDAAFLRVVNVPRREIGPRTLEQLSHYARSRNVSLFKALGDMGAETHVTEKGLDRLRRFAHWVDATCERLHSENPIPVIKQLFTDIEYEEWLHQHSGTPKQAERKMENIWYLVESIQRMLDDGKGTADELGIEDAITKLILRDMMEQREEDDDSDKVQLLTLHASKGLEFPHVFIMGLEEEILPHRSSIEEGNIEEERRLMYVGITRARETLTLTYAATRKQYGEKLETIPSRFLDELPEEDLKWEGTGDLDVEANQKKGKATLSALLGDLGL; from the coding sequence GTGAACAAGCTCAACCCCAGACAAAGCGAAGCAGTCCGCTATGCGGATGGCCCCATGCTGGTGCTTGCCGGTGCCGGCAGTGGCAAGACCAGTGTGATCACCCGCAAGGTTGCTTACCTGATCGAGCAACTTGGAATCCCGGGGCGTCATATTGCCGCAGTCACCTTCACCAACAAGGCCGCCCGGGAAATGAAAGAGCGGGTTGGCCGGATCGTTGAGCGGAAGCTCACCCGGGGCCTGATTGTATCCACTTTTCATAATCTTGGCCTCAATATGATCCGGGAAGAGCACACTCATCTCGGCTACCACCCGGGTTTTTCCATTTTTGATGCCGAGGATGCCAAGGCACTGTTGCAGGACCTCATGTTACAGGAAGCCAGTGCCGAGGCCGGGGACGAACTCAACGATATCCAGATGACGATTTCATCCTGGAAGAACGCCATGCGGGGACCGGCCGAAGTCCTGAGCAAGGCCGCGGATGATCGGGAACAGCGCATCGCCATCATCTACAAGAAATACAACGAGTACCTGAAGGCCTACAACGCAGTGGATTTCGACGACCTGATCCTGCTGCCGGTGATGCTGTTCCGCTCGCACCCGGACGTTCTCGCCAAATGGCGCCGGAAGATCCGCTACATGCTGGTGGATGAATACCAGGACACCAACGTGTGCCAGTACGAACTGGTCAAACTGCTGGTGGCCGAGCGGGCCGCATTCACCGTGGTTGGTGACGACGATCAGTCGATCTACGCCTGGCGCGGCGCCCGACCGGAAAACCTGGCCCAGCTCAAGGAAGACTTCCCGAGCCTGAAAATCGTCAAGCTTGAGCAGAATTACCGGTCCACCGCCCGGATCCTGCGCGGTGCCAACACCGTGATCGCCAACAACCCCCACGTGTTTGAAAAAGCTCTGTGGAGCGATCACACCATCGGCGAGGAAATCCGGATTGTCCGTTGCCGCAACGAAGACGCGGAGACCGACCGGGTTGCCACCGAGATTCTCGATCAGAAGCTGAAAAAAGGCCTCGATTTCCGGGACTTTGCCGTGCTGTATCGGGGTAACCACCAGGCTCGACTGCTGGAAATGAAGCTGCAGGCCTACCAGATCCCCTACCGCATCTCCGGCGGCCAGTCCTTTTTCTCGAAGAACGAGATCAAGGACGCCATGTCCTACCTGCGGCTGTTGATCAACCCGGACGACGACGCCGCGTTCCTGCGGGTGGTCAACGTGCCCCGCCGGGAAATCGGTCCACGCACCCTGGAGCAGCTCAGCCACTATGCCCGTTCCCGCAATGTCAGTCTGTTCAAGGCCCTGGGCGACATGGGGGCAGAGACCCATGTGACCGAGAAGGGGCTGGATCGTCTCCGGCGCTTTGCTCACTGGGTAGATGCCACCTGCGAGCGGCTTCACAGCGAGAATCCGATACCCGTCATCAAGCAGCTGTTCACGGACATAGAGTACGAGGAGTGGCTGCACCAGCACTCAGGTACGCCCAAGCAGGCCGAGCGAAAGATGGAAAACATCTGGTACCTGGTGGAATCGATCCAGCGCATGCTCGATGACGGCAAGGGGACGGCGGATGAGCTCGGTATCGAAGATGCCATTACCAAGCTGATCCTGCGGGACATGATGGAACAGCGGGAAGAAGACGACGACAGCGACAAGGTTCAGTTGCTCACCCTCCATGCGTCGAAAGGCCTGGAGTTTCCCCACGTGTTCATCATGGGGCTTGAAGAAGAAATCCTGCCCCACCGCAGCAGTATTGAGGAAGGCAACATCGAGGAGGAACGGCGGCTGATGTACGTGGGTATTACCCGGGCCCGTGAAACATTGACCCTGACCTATGCGGCAACCCGGAAACAGTACGGAGAAAAGCTGGAAACCATCCCGAGCCGATTTCTGGATGAACTGCCCGAGGAAGACCTGAAGTGGGAAGGCACCGGCGACCTGGATGTGGAAGCCAATCAGAAAAAAGGAAAAGCCACTCTCAGTGCTCTTCTGGGCGATCTCGGCCTGTAG
- a CDS encoding galactose oxidase-like domain-containing protein — protein MSTHRNRLCQLTGSFLLIAGSTTASAGLLGGLLGTSNEESSSQTTLAEEHSEKGRFSEPFAEPTIIVDGGAVETDEKCITRADGMDECKPAAGTMALLKDGRLLYLNALEGTENVELSIVAEFGEVSVNDQTRVLSLDENDTPSWIKPSPLDAGANPDGNDSETLLNGTELDGLIDTADNTSKNDGALFCSDVIGLANGDVMAVGGTDYYSEPGIDGLPLGVAELEGIKNSRIFDEATNTWRQSGDMTYGRWYPSLVTLGNGDVFVASGVTKLLKPVYPDEPLNSGRNVVQTETYNPCAGSWAENPSTADRSLPLYPRMHLLPNGHVLYNAGGQAFNPFGQGYDQALWNIVASYNPATQRWNDIGYAGLPLRLDEVGLGQLSSTLNITNLSLDQVGSLLGDVLEAPSDLLESGAELGISEEDLRMAIAGGMRGSTSSTMLPLKPNANGEYTHVELLTAGGVPSYALLTNPGGYLPTDQSRIDRITTNGDEIGYESRLTGPLNQPRWYGTNVLMPDGSVMVFSGGNRDGVVAPGLEGPIRTAERFDPETGTWTEMATGHRARTYHNTAVLMEDGRVMVAGHSPINTAYLTFVDLRDFGLAPYDGRDPSFEIYTPPYAMRDDRPKIQSAPRNLTVGDRFNIKVDQADQIDKALLIRRTVMTHVIDGDQRAIEMIMESGNGNKLTLKMPDNHNVVPAGEYMLFVSKQTTGGRVPSESAPITVVNENLECMAPAQVAGDTTTADGFIESTLEIL, from the coding sequence ATGTCCACACATCGCAATCGATTGTGTCAGCTTACCGGTTCGTTTCTCCTCATTGCGGGGTCCACGACCGCCAGCGCGGGTCTGCTGGGCGGCCTCCTCGGGACCTCTAACGAGGAGTCATCAAGCCAGACGACTCTGGCAGAGGAGCACTCCGAAAAGGGGCGTTTCAGCGAACCTTTTGCGGAACCCACCATCATCGTCGACGGTGGGGCTGTTGAAACCGACGAAAAATGCATCACCCGGGCCGATGGCATGGATGAATGCAAGCCAGCCGCAGGCACCATGGCGCTGCTGAAAGACGGTCGCCTGCTCTATTTGAACGCGCTGGAAGGCACTGAGAATGTTGAGCTATCGATCGTCGCCGAATTTGGCGAAGTTTCAGTCAATGACCAGACCCGGGTACTGTCCCTGGATGAAAACGACACCCCGTCCTGGATCAAACCCTCGCCCCTGGATGCCGGCGCCAACCCGGACGGCAATGACAGCGAAACCCTACTCAACGGCACCGAACTCGACGGCTTGATTGATACTGCAGATAACACCAGTAAAAACGACGGTGCCCTGTTCTGCTCCGATGTTATCGGCCTCGCCAATGGTGATGTCATGGCCGTCGGCGGTACGGACTATTACTCGGAGCCCGGCATTGACGGCCTGCCCCTGGGTGTCGCGGAACTGGAGGGGATCAAGAATTCCCGGATTTTCGATGAGGCCACCAACACCTGGCGACAGAGTGGCGACATGACCTACGGCCGCTGGTACCCGTCGCTGGTCACCCTCGGCAATGGCGACGTTTTTGTTGCCAGTGGCGTCACCAAGCTCCTGAAGCCTGTCTACCCGGATGAACCGCTGAATAGCGGTCGTAACGTGGTTCAAACGGAAACCTACAATCCTTGCGCGGGGTCGTGGGCAGAGAACCCCTCTACCGCAGACAGGTCGCTGCCGCTTTACCCGCGCATGCATCTCCTGCCCAACGGTCACGTGCTCTATAACGCCGGAGGCCAGGCATTCAATCCGTTTGGCCAGGGTTATGACCAGGCCTTATGGAACATTGTCGCCAGCTACAATCCTGCAACCCAGCGCTGGAACGACATAGGCTATGCCGGACTGCCCCTGAGACTGGATGAAGTCGGATTGGGTCAACTCAGCAGCACACTGAACATCACCAATCTTTCCCTGGATCAGGTCGGCTCGCTTCTGGGCGATGTCCTGGAAGCTCCGTCTGATCTGCTGGAAAGCGGCGCAGAGCTGGGCATTTCTGAAGAAGACCTCCGAATGGCCATTGCCGGCGGCATGCGCGGTTCCACCTCTTCAACCATGCTGCCGCTGAAACCGAATGCCAACGGCGAATATACCCACGTCGAGCTGTTGACTGCCGGTGGCGTGCCCAGTTATGCCCTGCTGACCAACCCCGGCGGCTACCTGCCCACCGACCAGAGCCGGATCGACCGGATAACCACGAATGGCGATGAAATTGGCTACGAATCCCGTCTTACTGGCCCGCTCAACCAGCCACGCTGGTATGGCACCAATGTTCTGATGCCGGACGGCAGCGTCATGGTGTTCAGTGGCGGTAACCGCGATGGCGTTGTCGCGCCCGGCCTTGAAGGGCCTATTCGCACGGCTGAGCGATTTGACCCCGAGACGGGCACCTGGACTGAAATGGCAACGGGCCACCGGGCCCGGACGTACCACAACACTGCCGTACTGATGGAAGACGGTCGTGTGATGGTTGCGGGGCATTCGCCGATCAATACCGCCTACCTGACTTTCGTCGATCTCCGGGACTTCGGCCTGGCGCCGTATGATGGACGGGATCCGAGCTTCGAAATCTACACACCGCCCTACGCCATGCGTGATGACCGCCCGAAGATCCAGAGCGCACCACGCAACCTGACTGTTGGTGATCGCTTCAACATAAAGGTTGACCAGGCAGACCAGATCGACAAGGCGCTGCTGATTCGCCGGACGGTCATGACCCATGTAATTGATGGCGACCAGCGCGCCATTGAAATGATCATGGAAAGCGGCAATGGCAACAAGCTGACCCTGAAAATGCCAGACAACCACAACGTGGTCCCCGCCGGCGAATACATGCTGTTCGTGAGCAAACAGACTACTGGAGGAAGGGTGCCATCGGAATCGGCTCCCATCACCGTGGTCAACGAGAATCTAGAATGCATGGCGCCAGCCCAGGTAGCGGGCGACACCACAACCGCCGACGGATTTATCGAATCAACACTTGAGATTCTGTAA
- a CDS encoding c-type cytochrome, with translation MKRVLAAVLVGLGLTAGAVMASVEDEIRARIQPVGEVCMQGEECGSAAAPTETASSGPRSGSEVYDAVCMACHTTGAAGAPVIGDADAWAPRIDKGLDTLVSHAINGFNAMPAKGGCASCPDEEIQAAVEHLVAESQ, from the coding sequence ATGAAGAGAGTCCTGGCTGCTGTACTGGTCGGTTTAGGCCTGACAGCTGGCGCCGTAATGGCAAGTGTCGAAGATGAAATCCGTGCACGCATCCAGCCGGTAGGCGAAGTATGCATGCAGGGTGAAGAGTGCGGCAGCGCAGCTGCTCCAACCGAGACAGCCAGCTCCGGCCCTCGCTCAGGTAGCGAAGTGTATGACGCGGTCTGCATGGCCTGTCACACCACCGGCGCTGCTGGCGCACCTGTGATTGGTGATGCCGATGCCTGGGCTCCTCGCATCGATAAAGGGCTGGATACCCTGGTCAGTCACGCGATCAATGGCTTTAATGCCATGCCGGCCAAGGGCGGTTGTGCAAGCTGTCCGGATGAAGAAATCCAGGCGGCTGTCGAGCACCTGGTGGCAGAGAGCCAATGA